One Faecalispora anaeroviscerum genomic window carries:
- a CDS encoding TrkH family potassium uptake protein, which translates to MGLSAVLSKKVRTTPPVRLVVISFLMLIIIGALILMLPICSRSGQGTRFMDALFTAVSAVCVTGLTRFDTWIHWNGLGQAVILLLIQLGGLSIITVTTGFSLLLRQKLGLRELSLARENLQGDDLNISHLLRMILTVTFSAEGLGALILMLRFVPQYGLYGIWMSVFHAVSAYCNAGFDLMGFRTPSGSLISYASDPLVLIPLDLLIITGGLGFIVISDIYYAKLRHCFKREKTVPLSLHSTVVLIAEAVLLIVGTAMILGLEHDNTLRNLDWPAKLNTAFFQSNSLRTAGLTAMDTANQQDLTKLISAMLSFIGVAPCSTGGGIKYTTLVVLGAAVLSVLRGSDEIVLRHRRIAHAVVYRSLTFFFGGLLTVFMTTGVLMMRDVQNKISSVDALHEAVAAFSTSGMGIGLTPMLDDPSMLALIFAMFIGRVGFVSLGLSVSIRHTGKPGCVMPEARIIVG; encoded by the coding sequence ATGGGCTTAAGTGCGGTTTTGTCTAAAAAGGTAAGAACCACCCCTCCGGTGCGGCTGGTGGTAATCAGCTTCTTGATGTTAATTATTATCGGTGCGCTGATTTTGATGCTGCCGATCTGCTCACGCAGTGGGCAGGGCACGCGCTTTATGGATGCTTTGTTTACTGCGGTGTCAGCCGTGTGTGTTACCGGCCTGACCCGTTTTGATACATGGATCCACTGGAACGGTTTGGGGCAGGCAGTAATTTTGCTTTTGATTCAATTAGGGGGATTAAGCATCATTACTGTGACAACAGGCTTCTCTTTACTGCTGCGGCAGAAGTTGGGGTTGCGCGAGCTTTCTTTGGCTCGCGAAAATCTGCAGGGGGATGACCTGAACATTTCCCATTTGCTGCGCATGATTTTAACCGTCACATTTTCGGCCGAAGGATTAGGTGCCCTGATTCTGATGCTGCGGTTTGTGCCTCAGTACGGGTTGTATGGAATCTGGATGTCTGTCTTTCATGCAGTTTCAGCTTATTGCAACGCAGGTTTTGATCTTATGGGGTTTCGGACACCATCTGGAAGCCTGATATCGTATGCGAGCGATCCTTTGGTGCTCATTCCTTTAGATCTGCTTATTATTACGGGTGGTTTGGGCTTTATTGTAATAAGTGATATTTATTATGCGAAGCTGAGGCACTGTTTCAAGAGGGAAAAAACAGTACCTCTCAGTCTGCATTCTACTGTGGTACTGATTGCTGAAGCGGTTCTGCTCATTGTTGGTACGGCAATGATTTTGGGATTGGAACATGATAATACGCTGCGGAATTTGGATTGGCCTGCTAAATTGAATACCGCTTTTTTTCAGTCAAACAGTCTTCGAACCGCCGGACTAACTGCAATGGATACGGCTAATCAGCAGGATTTAACCAAGCTGATTTCCGCTATGCTCAGTTTTATCGGTGTTGCTCCTTGCTCTACCGGCGGCGGAATTAAATATACCACTCTGGTGGTGTTAGGGGCTGCTGTACTAAGTGTTCTGCGTGGCAGTGATGAAATCGTTCTTCGGCATCGAAGAATTGCTCATGCTGTGGTATATCGTTCACTGACATTCTTTTTCGGAGGACTTCTTACGGTGTTCATGACAACCGGGGTGCTGATGATGCGCGATGTTCAGAACAAAATCAGCAGTGTAGATGCCCTGCATGAGGCGGTGGCGGCATTCAGCACATCAGGAATGGGCATTGGGTTGACGCCTATGCTGGATGATCCTTCTATGCTGGCTTTGATCTTTGCTATGTTTATTGGGCGCGTGGGCTTTGTATCGCTTGGGCTTTCGGTTTCCATCCGCCATACGGGTAAGCCCGGCTGTGTAATGCCGGAAGCTCGCATCATTGTGGGGTGA
- a CDS encoding QueT transporter family protein → MKTSLSRRTAFLVQGAMVAALYVVLTILSSAMGLAYGPVQFRLSEALTILPVFTPAAVPGLVIGCLLSNLGSPYGVVDIVCGTGATLLAAVISYQLRRFRFRGLPVLSALPPVLCNALVIGVELAFFLPSGFTIAGFLAAAVSVGAGELVVLTVLGLPLAAILEKSGTAQNLFGVLR, encoded by the coding sequence ATGAAAACATCTCTATCTCGGCGCACCGCATTTTTGGTGCAAGGCGCCATGGTTGCCGCCCTTTATGTGGTGCTTACGATTCTGTCGTCGGCGATGGGGCTTGCTTACGGGCCGGTTCAGTTCCGGCTGTCCGAAGCACTCACGATTCTGCCGGTGTTCACGCCGGCGGCGGTTCCCGGCCTCGTGATCGGGTGCCTGCTTTCCAATCTGGGCAGCCCATACGGCGTGGTAGATATTGTTTGCGGTACCGGCGCTACTCTGCTGGCGGCGGTGATTTCTTACCAACTGCGGCGCTTCCGCTTTCGCGGGCTTCCGGTGTTGTCTGCACTGCCGCCCGTTCTGTGCAACGCGTTGGTCATTGGGGTTGAGCTGGCATTCTTTCTGCCGTCCGGCTTTACAATAGCCGGGTTTCTCGCGGCGGCGGTTTCCGTCGGTGCGGGCGAGCTGGTGGTGCTTACGGTGTTAGGTTTGCCGCTGGCGGCGATCCTAGAAAAATCCGGAACGGCGCAGAATCTGTTCGGTGTGCTAAGATAA
- a CDS encoding potassium channel family protein produces MKIVIMGGGKLGYNVARNMLDRKYQVRLIEKEYAKCVKIANDLGVEVTCGDGTEPAILESASTKDADAFIAVTGSDQDNLVAAQLAKMEFGAKKVIVRANNPRNLEVLRTMGPDIAVSSTEIITNMIEQEVDLAEMHLLATLNKGRAGICSMVLPDDTSLHGVRLMDVVLPENTLIVSVMRGGQMIIPNGRSVLHAGDQVVAVCENKNQKKLLHILGKRIH; encoded by the coding sequence ATGAAGATAGTGATCATGGGCGGCGGCAAGCTGGGGTATAACGTAGCCCGCAATATGCTTGACCGCAAGTATCAAGTGCGCCTGATCGAAAAGGAATACGCCAAGTGCGTCAAGATCGCGAACGATCTGGGTGTTGAGGTAACCTGCGGCGATGGCACCGAGCCTGCCATTCTGGAAAGCGCCTCTACCAAAGACGCGGATGCCTTTATCGCGGTGACCGGCAGTGACCAGGATAACCTGGTGGCGGCACAGCTGGCCAAGATGGAATTCGGCGCCAAAAAGGTGATCGTTCGCGCGAACAACCCCCGCAATCTGGAGGTTCTGCGAACCATGGGGCCAGATATTGCCGTGTCCAGCACAGAGATTATTACGAACATGATCGAGCAGGAGGTTGATTTGGCGGAAATGCACCTGCTGGCTACTTTGAATAAGGGCCGCGCGGGCATTTGCAGTATGGTGCTGCCAGACGATACATCCTTGCACGGTGTTCGCCTGATGGATGTTGTACTGCCGGAAAACACGCTTATTGTTTCCGTGATGCGCGGCGGGCAGATGATCATTCCGAACGGCCGCTCGGTTCTTCACGCGGGCGATCAGGTGGTCGCGGTGTGCGAGAATAAAAATCAGAAAAAATTGCTTCATATTCTTGGAAAACGGATTCACTGA
- a CDS encoding potassium channel family protein — MNILVVGCGRLGTTLAEQLDKEGHDVAVVDGLEENLLRLSDTFSGIKVTGMPMDQSVLQAAGVDNCDAAAVVTPDDNLNITVAQIIRNFFGVENVVARISDPRRESVFHRFGLRTVCPTNLAADAMNTVLTSPWEPVQMTFETASVTFRVREVEEQYIGKGISTVPIEDGWVPFGVIHPNYESELYDHQNDIVLQAGEKLMQAHVSD; from the coding sequence TTGAATATTTTGGTGGTAGGCTGCGGCCGTCTTGGCACCACTCTGGCCGAGCAGCTTGATAAGGAGGGCCACGACGTAGCCGTGGTGGACGGGCTGGAAGAGAACCTGCTGCGCTTGTCCGATACCTTCAGCGGCATCAAGGTGACCGGCATGCCTATGGATCAGAGCGTGCTGCAGGCGGCGGGGGTCGATAATTGTGATGCGGCTGCAGTTGTTACGCCGGACGATAACCTGAACATAACGGTCGCGCAGATTATCAGGAATTTTTTCGGGGTGGAGAACGTAGTGGCTCGGATTTCGGACCCGCGGCGGGAAAGTGTGTTCCACCGGTTCGGGCTGCGTACTGTTTGCCCTACAAACCTTGCGGCAGATGCGATGAACACGGTGCTTACCTCGCCCTGGGAGCCGGTACAGATGACGTTTGAAACGGCTTCTGTCACCTTTCGCGTGAGAGAGGTGGAGGAACAATATATTGGAAAGGGCATTTCCACCGTCCCAATTGAAGATGGCTGGGTGCCGTTCGGAGTGATTCATCCGAACTATGAATCCGAACTGTATGACCACCAAAATGATATTGTGCTGCAGGCGGGGGAAAAGCTAATGCAGGCTCATGTCAGCGATTAA
- a CDS encoding cell division protein FtsA, whose translation MQEENQAGRPATDSGEKIPPENYVFALDIGTRSVIGIVGVPRGERLEVCAIEIAEHEKRAMIDGQIEDIEQVSRVAGLVKKRLEVRVGYPLNRVCVAAAGRALRTCEVHFELDLQTPQVITPEILCRLEAGAVQQAEHEFSPPTEEESRSLFYLVGYSVSRYLLDNYPLASLLDHRGQQLSADVIATFLPREVVDSLYSAMQKCGLEVSSLTLEPIAAMNAAIPQSLRLLNLALVDIGAGTSDIAVSRDGGVVGYTMATIAGDEVTEALMREYLVDFPTAEKIKLRLGQDDDISFQDILGLEQQVSPAELKEKLTPVLRRLAEEITQQILAANGEAPSAVFLVGGGSKLPGLCACVAELLGLPTARVALGGRNFSAYLTKADPSLTTPEFATPLGIAVSSALNLINDSFTILLNGTRAKLFRSNSLSVLDVLLMNGWRHDQMIGRSGKSLVFELDGENKMIYGDHPTLAKIQLNGQDASLSDTVKAGDTIIFEPAQGGRDATLTLGEMIDLHSPGTVFLGSEEISLGLRAAVNGQPGTPEQTIHTRDRIRTRPVSTLEQLLSFAGMPEGTLFLVNGDAVPPHTLLHPGDRLEPLNWEKSETPSPESWPDRPQTDALPAAPIQPLTPTSQPDLVDLLELEARNSAQKKSLGLQAQNAAGLLPAFQKESPGRTTEDSVPPQAQEQMPQPPIEPTPPILVILNGRPVRLEGKTDRSPYCLIDTLNLVDVDLTTPQGAIVLRINGHESGYLEPLKNGDEVEIYWDGQTNRL comes from the coding sequence ATGCAAGAAGAAAACCAGGCGGGCCGGCCGGCCACGGATTCCGGGGAGAAAATCCCGCCGGAGAACTATGTGTTTGCGCTGGACATTGGCACACGCAGCGTGATCGGTATTGTTGGGGTGCCCCGCGGCGAGCGGCTCGAGGTTTGCGCCATTGAAATCGCGGAGCATGAAAAGCGCGCAATGATCGATGGGCAGATTGAAGATATTGAACAGGTGAGCCGTGTGGCAGGGTTGGTAAAAAAGCGGCTGGAAGTCCGGGTGGGTTACCCTTTAAATCGAGTCTGTGTGGCGGCAGCCGGACGCGCCCTGCGCACCTGCGAGGTGCATTTTGAGCTGGATCTGCAAACCCCGCAGGTCATCACTCCCGAAATTCTATGCCGGCTCGAGGCCGGAGCGGTGCAGCAGGCCGAACACGAGTTTTCGCCTCCCACTGAAGAGGAGAGCCGCTCCTTGTTTTATCTGGTGGGGTATTCCGTATCGCGCTATCTGCTCGACAACTACCCCTTGGCAAGCCTGCTTGACCACCGTGGCCAACAGCTTTCAGCGGACGTGATCGCAACATTTCTGCCGCGTGAGGTGGTAGACAGCCTTTACTCCGCCATGCAAAAGTGCGGTCTTGAGGTTTCGAGCCTGACGCTGGAGCCAATCGCCGCCATGAATGCGGCGATTCCGCAGAGCCTTCGCCTCTTAAACCTCGCTCTGGTCGACATCGGCGCGGGCACCTCAGACATTGCCGTTTCGCGCGACGGCGGCGTGGTGGGCTACACCATGGCGACGATCGCCGGAGATGAGGTCACCGAAGCGCTGATGCGCGAATACCTGGTCGATTTCCCCACCGCGGAGAAGATCAAGCTGAGGTTAGGGCAGGACGACGACATTTCATTTCAGGATATTCTGGGGCTGGAACAGCAGGTTTCTCCGGCAGAGCTGAAAGAAAAGCTTACCCCCGTCCTGCGGCGTTTGGCAGAAGAAATTACCCAGCAGATTTTAGCGGCGAACGGTGAAGCGCCCAGCGCCGTCTTTTTGGTGGGCGGCGGCAGTAAGCTGCCCGGCCTTTGTGCCTGCGTGGCAGAGCTTTTGGGGCTTCCCACGGCTCGCGTAGCGCTGGGCGGCCGGAATTTTTCCGCTTACCTGACCAAGGCCGACCCATCGCTGACAACTCCCGAGTTTGCCACGCCGCTGGGGATTGCCGTTTCTTCCGCGCTGAACCTGATCAATGACAGCTTTACGATTCTGCTCAACGGCACAAGGGCGAAGCTGTTCCGCAGCAACAGCCTTTCGGTGCTGGATGTTCTGCTCATGAACGGCTGGCGTCACGACCAGATGATTGGGCGCTCCGGCAAAAGTTTGGTGTTTGAGCTCGACGGAGAAAACAAAATGATCTACGGAGACCACCCTACACTGGCCAAAATACAGCTCAACGGGCAAGACGCCAGTCTCTCCGATACCGTAAAAGCAGGAGACACCATCATCTTCGAACCGGCGCAGGGCGGCAGGGACGCCACGCTGACACTGGGCGAGATGATCGACCTGCACTCCCCCGGCACGGTTTTTTTGGGCAGTGAAGAAATCTCCCTTGGTCTGCGCGCTGCGGTCAACGGTCAGCCCGGCACACCGGAGCAAACAATCCATACCCGGGACCGGATTCGCACCCGACCGGTCAGCACGCTGGAGCAGCTGCTGTCCTTCGCTGGTATGCCAGAGGGCACACTCTTTCTGGTCAACGGTGACGCGGTGCCTCCGCACACGCTATTGCACCCCGGCGACCGGCTGGAGCCACTAAACTGGGAAAAATCCGAAACACCCTCACCGGAGTCTTGGCCTGATAGACCCCAGACCGACGCTCTCCCAGCCGCGCCAATTCAGCCGTTGACACCTACCTCACAGCCAGATCTGGTCGATTTACTGGAGTTGGAAGCGAGGAATTCGGCACAAAAAAAATCACTGGGATTACAGGCACAGAACGCTGCCGGATTGTTACCGGCGTTCCAGAAAGAATCCCCCGGGCGGACCACAGAAGATTCTGTACCGCCGCAGGCACAGGAACAGATGCCACAGCCGCCAATAGAGCCGACGCCGCCCATCCTTGTCATTCTGAACGGGCGCCCCGTGCGATTAGAAGGAAAAACGGACCGTTCCCCCTATTGCCTGATCGACACGCTGAATCTGGTGGATGTGGACCTTACCACGCCGCAGGGAGCCATTGTTCTGCGCATCAACGGGCACGAGTCCGGCTACCTGGAGCCGCTGAAGAACGGCGACGAAGTGGAAATTTACTGGGATGGCCAAACCAACAGACTTTAA
- a CDS encoding sulfite exporter TauE/SafE family protein yields MDDLLLQLIVVCTCTFLGGFIDSISGGGGLITLPAYLAIGLPPHLAMGTNKLSSTAGTLTATIRYMRGGKIHLRTAATAGVMALFGAALGAQLNMVLDEEYLRYLLLGVLPVIAFITLKKKKNRGETDEHTLLRPSLLTALSMGIGFVIGTYDGFFGPGTGTFLIFLFTGLTRFDSTTASGNAKVVNLMSNLSSLLTFALAGKVVFVLGLPGALFGVLGNYIGSGLALRYNTKVIRPMLIVSLVLLFCKVAYDIVLPA; encoded by the coding sequence ATGGATGATTTACTGCTGCAACTAATCGTTGTGTGTACCTGCACGTTTTTGGGAGGATTTATTGATTCTATCTCCGGCGGCGGCGGGTTGATCACACTTCCCGCATATCTGGCCATCGGCCTGCCCCCTCACCTCGCGATGGGAACAAACAAGCTGTCTTCTACCGCAGGTACACTCACGGCAACCATTCGCTACATGCGGGGTGGAAAAATCCACCTGCGCACTGCCGCAACCGCAGGCGTGATGGCACTGTTCGGCGCGGCGCTCGGCGCGCAGCTGAACATGGTGCTGGATGAAGAATACCTTCGCTACCTGCTGCTTGGCGTTCTGCCTGTCATTGCTTTTATTACATTAAAAAAGAAAAAAAATCGCGGGGAAACGGATGAACATACTTTACTTCGCCCGTCACTGCTGACGGCGCTGTCCATGGGCATCGGTTTTGTGATTGGTACCTACGATGGATTTTTCGGCCCCGGCACCGGGACTTTTTTGATTTTCTTATTTACCGGACTCACCCGCTTCGATTCCACTACCGCCTCCGGAAACGCGAAGGTGGTTAACCTGATGTCTAATCTTTCTTCGCTGCTCACCTTTGCGCTGGCCGGTAAAGTCGTGTTTGTTCTGGGGCTGCCGGGCGCACTGTTCGGCGTACTGGGCAATTACATCGGCTCCGGATTGGCGCTGCGTTATAATACAAAGGTCATTCGACCCATGCTGATCGTTTCTCTGGTTCTTCTGTTCTGCAAGGTGGCATACGACATTGTTCTGCCTGCATAA
- a CDS encoding PhzF family isomerase, producing MSKKYHLYQVDAFTEQRFRGNPAGVVLNADGLTEFQMQEIARELNNSETAFVFSSDSPEYDVEIRFFTPVREVPMCGHATIASHYVRALEQNLPSGRIMQKIGAGILPVDIVRENNSLRISMTQGLFRLGLPFDETQKQELCTALRLSPDQLREGWPIQEVSTGFGKIMVPILDEEILDNLEPDWDALCHLSEKIGCNGYYVFAPAPQNADYLFCGRMFAPISGVREDPVTGNANGPLGGYLAHYGFLQPTDGQLRFSVLQGKMMGRAGIIAVEVDLQNNEPAEIRIFGNAVIVFRAELEL from the coding sequence ATGTCTAAAAAATACCATTTGTATCAAGTCGATGCCTTCACCGAGCAGCGGTTCCGTGGAAATCCCGCCGGTGTTGTGCTGAACGCGGATGGTCTGACGGAATTTCAAATGCAGGAGATTGCAAGGGAGCTGAACAATTCAGAAACGGCTTTCGTTTTTTCTTCCGACTCCCCGGAGTACGACGTAGAGATACGTTTTTTCACTCCGGTGCGCGAAGTTCCCATGTGCGGCCACGCTACAATCGCATCCCACTATGTGCGCGCGCTGGAACAGAATCTGCCGTCTGGTCGGATTATGCAGAAAATCGGCGCGGGAATTCTGCCCGTCGATATTGTGAGGGAAAACAACTCACTTCGCATCTCGATGACGCAGGGACTTTTCCGTTTAGGGCTTCCGTTTGACGAAACACAAAAACAGGAGCTTTGCACCGCGCTGCGCCTTTCTCCCGATCAGCTGCGCGAGGGCTGGCCGATTCAGGAGGTTTCTACCGGGTTCGGCAAAATCATGGTTCCGATTCTGGACGAGGAGATTCTCGACAATCTGGAGCCGGATTGGGACGCACTGTGCCATCTGAGTGAAAAAATTGGCTGCAACGGCTATTATGTATTCGCACCGGCCCCGCAAAATGCCGATTACCTGTTCTGCGGCAGAATGTTCGCACCCATCAGCGGCGTCCGCGAAGACCCTGTTACCGGCAACGCCAACGGCCCGCTGGGCGGGTATCTGGCCCACTACGGATTCCTGCAGCCAACAGACGGGCAGCTTCGTTTTTCAGTATTGCAGGGCAAAATGATGGGTCGCGCCGGGATCATTGCGGTAGAAGTAGACCTGCAAAATAACGAACCGGCAGAAATTCGAATTTTTGGAAACGCCGTGATCGTGTTCCGCGCAGAACTGGAGCTATAA
- the spoIIP gene encoding stage II sporulation protein P, protein MKMINLKKKKRGGHSPLRNAAALAVAIISVACFIARLGPQVLAQRETAALAAAGFIMPDGAAELLRTGLEEQDGEEAPATEHTLPEESSEAVRDPAEAQSGSSSSSAQGSSSQTSSAQSQAPAASGSGSPIQELAVQNSGVQYLNVFVKNTNQNQKIDIKAELEKQPEVKIQTDGKPQVLIYHTHTTEAYLLQEAASVPAGSESRSTDGTRSVVMVGNAIAAQLKAVGIGVVHDTTIHDSPAYNGSYIRSAQTMSKNLKQYPSIQVTLDIHRDSMTASNGTRYKPTAVINGKKAAQIMILSGCDDDGTLGFPNWEYNLRLGVRVQKQLSDLYPGLARPLNFCPRKYNLNMTKGSLLVEVGTEVNTLDEAVYSGEMFGAALAKTLLGLK, encoded by the coding sequence ATGAAAATGATCAATTTGAAAAAGAAAAAAAGGGGCGGTCATTCACCGCTGCGCAATGCGGCGGCGCTGGCGGTAGCCATAATTTCCGTCGCCTGCTTTATTGCGCGTTTGGGGCCGCAGGTGCTGGCCCAAAGGGAGACGGCAGCGCTGGCCGCCGCTGGCTTTATTATGCCCGACGGAGCGGCAGAGCTTTTGCGTACAGGCCTTGAGGAGCAGGACGGCGAAGAAGCCCCTGCAACTGAGCACACCCTGCCGGAGGAATCCTCCGAAGCGGTGCGTGACCCGGCGGAGGCTCAGAGCGGATCTTCTTCCTCCTCCGCACAGGGAAGCAGTTCGCAAACCTCGTCTGCACAAAGCCAGGCACCCGCTGCAAGCGGTTCCGGCTCACCAATTCAAGAGCTGGCAGTTCAGAACTCCGGTGTACAATACCTAAACGTATTTGTAAAAAATACCAATCAAAATCAGAAAATCGACATTAAGGCTGAATTAGAAAAACAACCTGAGGTCAAAATACAAACAGACGGCAAGCCACAGGTGCTGATTTACCACACCCATACAACAGAAGCGTACCTGCTGCAGGAGGCCGCTTCCGTTCCGGCTGGTTCCGAAAGCAGAAGCACAGACGGTACCCGGAGCGTGGTAATGGTGGGTAATGCGATTGCGGCACAGCTAAAAGCGGTCGGGATCGGCGTGGTGCACGATACCACCATTCATGATTCTCCGGCGTACAACGGCTCTTATATCCGTTCCGCGCAAACCATGTCTAAGAATCTAAAGCAGTACCCCAGCATTCAGGTCACTCTGGACATTCACCGCGATTCGATGACGGCCTCAAATGGCACGCGGTATAAGCCTACGGCTGTGATCAACGGAAAAAAAGCGGCGCAAATCATGATTTTGTCGGGCTGCGACGATGACGGCACCCTTGGGTTCCCAAACTGGGAATATAATCTGCGCCTTGGAGTGCGGGTTCAGAAGCAGCTTTCGGATTTGTATCCCGGGCTGGCACGACCCCTCAATTTCTGCCCGAGAAAATATAATCTGAATATGACCAAAGGCTCCTTGCTGGTAGAAGTTGGTACTGAGGTCAATACGCTGGACGAAGCGGTTTACTCCGGCGAGATGTTCGGCGCGGCCCTCGCAAAAACACTTTTGGGGCTGAAGTAA
- the gpr gene encoding GPR endopeptidase, protein MIFRTDLAIEATETITHPFPDISQTQERHGSCTITRIRVEGPRGARQLNKEMGNYVTLEMPPISDTVDLEDECQELLRKEIAALLPKEGLVLVAGLGNRQITPDALGPQTTALVMATRHIKGELARVTGLTGLRGAAVITPGVLGDTGLETVEFLQGICKQLQPSAVVVIDALAARSLARLGCTVQLSDTGISPGEGVGNLRPRIDQHTMGVPVIGIGVPTVVDVETLALDLFGGDRSQAERSEEKLTPRGARMVVTPREIDLLVSRAAHMLAMGINRALNPSLSVEDLTMLTAP, encoded by the coding sequence ATGATTTTTCGTACAGATTTGGCAATTGAGGCCACCGAAACAATCACGCACCCGTTCCCCGATATTTCGCAGACACAGGAGCGGCACGGCAGCTGTACCATTACACGTATTCGTGTGGAGGGGCCAAGGGGCGCCCGGCAGCTGAATAAAGAAATGGGAAATTACGTTACGCTTGAGATGCCCCCCATTTCGGACACGGTGGATCTGGAGGATGAGTGTCAGGAGCTTTTACGAAAAGAGATCGCAGCTCTGCTGCCGAAGGAGGGTCTTGTGCTGGTGGCGGGGCTCGGCAACCGGCAAATTACGCCGGATGCGCTTGGCCCACAGACGACGGCGCTAGTGATGGCCACGAGGCATATTAAAGGTGAGCTTGCCCGGGTAACGGGGCTGACCGGTCTGCGCGGCGCGGCGGTAATCACTCCCGGTGTGCTGGGCGATACAGGCCTCGAAACAGTGGAGTTTTTGCAGGGAATCTGCAAGCAGCTGCAGCCGAGCGCGGTCGTGGTGATTGATGCTCTTGCTGCGCGCAGTCTGGCCAGGCTTGGCTGCACCGTACAGCTGAGCGATACGGGAATTTCTCCCGGCGAGGGAGTAGGCAACCTCCGTCCGCGCATTGATCAGCATACAATGGGCGTGCCGGTCATTGGTATCGGTGTTCCCACCGTGGTGGATGTAGAAACGCTGGCACTAGATTTGTTCGGTGGTGACCGAAGTCAGGCAGAGCGTAGCGAAGAAAAGCTGACGCCGCGCGGTGCGCGCATGGTGGTCACGCCCCGGGAGATCGATCTGCTGGTATCCAGAGCGGCCCACATGCTGGCCATGGGGATCAATCGCGCACTCAATCCGAGCCTTTCCGTAGAAGACCTCACAATGCTGACCGCACCATAA
- the rpsT gene encoding 30S ribosomal protein S20, translating to MPNIKSAKKRVKVIAAKTLQNKAINSALKTEIKKANLALEAQAEDKAEAVRTAIKKIDQAAAKGILHKKTAARRKSALARKLNTTSAS from the coding sequence ATGCCGAATATTAAATCAGCCAAGAAACGCGTTAAGGTAATCGCGGCTAAGACTCTTCAGAACAAAGCGATTAATTCTGCTTTGAAAACAGAGATTAAGAAGGCCAATCTTGCTCTTGAGGCTCAGGCTGAGGACAAGGCGGAGGCTGTTCGTACTGCGATAAAGAAGATTGACCAAGCTGCTGCTAAAGGAATCCTTCACAAAAAAACCGCCGCCAGAAGGAAGTCTGCCCTTGCCCGCAAGCTGAACACAACCAGCGCGTCCTGA
- the spoVAE gene encoding stage V sporulation protein AE encodes MEYVKAFVVGGLICVIGQILIDRTKLTPARILVMFVTLGVVLTAVGLYEPLVQFAGAGATVPLSGFGYAMAKGTEEAVREHGLLGALMGGVTSSAAGIAAAVFFGYLAALLAKPGDKS; translated from the coding sequence ATGGAATATGTCAAGGCTTTTGTGGTAGGTGGTCTGATCTGCGTGATCGGTCAGATACTGATCGATAGAACAAAGCTGACTCCCGCCCGGATTTTAGTGATGTTCGTCACGCTCGGCGTCGTTCTTACGGCGGTTGGCCTGTACGAGCCACTGGTGCAGTTTGCCGGGGCCGGGGCTACGGTTCCGCTGTCCGGGTTCGGCTACGCAATGGCCAAGGGGACGGAAGAAGCCGTGCGCGAGCATGGTCTGCTCGGTGCCCTGATGGGCGGCGTTACCTCCAGTGCTGCTGGAATCGCGGCGGCAGTGTTCTTCGGCTACCTTGCAGCGCTTCTTGCAAAGCCGGGCGATAAGTCCTAA
- a CDS encoding HAD family hydrolase, which translates to MISLKKMIFFDIDGTLLASGKEGYFVPDGTLQAIELAKQNGHGVAICSGRQEPFIQKMFGGFFTSYIAMNGTHVVYEGKTILQKFFPPERVHEIMGHFDSFGISYNFIGMRHGWGRNLTPEMIALLNRVYNLGDYVITDWEPEQVQAGAVDCIFADKDHYERCRPAFTGSMVLNLHPGGRSGDLSFPNQDKAEAIRFFCQHTGIDLKDTVAFGDGTNDVTMLKTVGIGVAMENGVPEAKAAADYVTDSMLCDGIEKGLRHLGLI; encoded by the coding sequence GTGATTTCACTGAAAAAAATGATTTTTTTTGACATAGACGGTACCCTGCTTGCCTCCGGCAAAGAAGGGTATTTTGTGCCGGATGGAACTTTACAGGCCATTGAGCTGGCAAAGCAGAACGGACATGGCGTCGCCATCTGCTCCGGCCGGCAGGAGCCGTTTATCCAAAAGATGTTCGGCGGCTTTTTTACAAGCTACATTGCAATGAACGGCACACATGTGGTATACGAAGGGAAAACGATCCTGCAAAAATTTTTTCCTCCAGAGCGCGTACATGAAATCATGGGGCATTTTGATTCATTCGGCATTTCTTATAATTTTATCGGTATGCGTCACGGCTGGGGCCGAAACCTGACTCCCGAAATGATTGCGCTTTTAAACCGGGTTTACAATCTGGGGGATTACGTCATCACCGACTGGGAACCGGAGCAGGTGCAGGCCGGCGCTGTGGACTGTATCTTTGCCGACAAAGATCATTATGAGCGGTGCAGGCCGGCGTTTACCGGCTCGATGGTGCTGAACCTGCACCCGGGCGGGCGTTCGGGCGATCTATCCTTCCCAAATCAGGACAAGGCCGAGGCGATTCGTTTCTTCTGCCAGCATACCGGAATTGATCTAAAGGACACGGTGGCCTTCGGAGACGGCACGAATGACGTGACAATGCTCAAAACCGTGGGGATCGGTGTGGCTATGGAGAACGGAGTACCTGAGGCCAAGGCCGCAGCCGATTATGTAACGGATTCCATGCTCTGCGATGGGATCGAAAAAGGCTTGCGGCATCTGGGTCTGATCTGA